The window GATACATGAAAACTCCTTGCTTTTAGCCTCTCCACTAAAAAATTTCTTCTTGTACTCTAGAAAACTACAGTTTAGCAAAAATTTCAATCATAAAATTTAGAAATACCTTGTATTGTTTCTGTAATTCAAACAAGGCTGTATTGACATCGATTTTCAGAGTATTAACACGAACATACCGAGGTTTTGAAATCTCTGCAACAGTAATTAGTGTCAGAATGTAATTCACTTATCAGCTCATATCCTAAAAGTTTAAACTTCAAACATGGTAAACAACAAGTCTTTACAACTGCCTAATTACAACATTTAACTAATTTGTTCCACTCTAGCAGCTCCCTAACTGAAAAGCAGGATAAACAAGAAACGTGAACACCAACCAGGAGTCTGATCGAGAGCTATCAACTCTTCAACGCTCTTCACTTTTTTCTTCACTAAAAGGCGATCTAGAGCTGCCTGCAGAGCCCCTTTCCGAAGCAAGAGAAACCTCTCTGCATCACCAGTCGACGAAGTCACCTGTAGATTCAAATTCATAAAAATTCAATAAAAAAGAAGAAAGCAGGGCCAAGCACATATGATTAAAATGAGACATTATGAACTCTCAAAAATCAATCTTCAAAAGCTAATCATAACTCTAACAATTAAGAAGTGCTCAAGCGTAGAAGCATTCAAACGCAAAGGGATCACCTTGCCGAAAAGAATATCATAGGTGACAATGTAAACCAACTCATCTTGCTTCTGCAATACCACAAGTAAAATCTTCAGTAAATTCACCACATTAACAAAATCAAACATGAATTGGATTGCGAATTTGAACAACACAGTACCCTCCACTTGCTATTCAGAACGTCTGCAGCATTCAACACCTGTTTGATTATCTTGAGATCTGAAAACAAACAAACAACAAAATCAAAATCACTTTTCTTGGCAGCAATTACTGAACTCTAAGCACATTTTCGAATAAGTTGAAGCTCTTCGACTTACGCTTTAGGGTTTCGCAGACCAGAGCAAAGGTCCCCTTCTTGTTCCTCACCGACGGACTGTAAACGAGCGACTTGATAGAGCCGACGGACCGCCGCCGGGAGTCGCCTTGGAGAATTTGCTTCAAAACCTTCGCCGCCTCTCTCCTGGCGAACAGCGCCGACCTCTCCATGCTTAAACGGCGCCGTGTTTCTGACTTCTCGCCGGCCGTCGACGGCGGCGTCGCTGCGACTCTCGTACGCGCCATCGAAGTATCACAGTGAAGGGCAGCAGAGAGCTCAAACCACTGCAGTTAGTTATTTAACACAAACAGATACGACGCCGTTTTGGGTCTAATAAATAAGAAGTATAAAACGTTGCGTTTTGGATCGCGGCTAAACCCTAACCCCTGGAACCTGTGGAGCTCAGTCTGAGTTTCCAATAGAGGGAGAGAGATGAAGCCGGGGAAGAGGTCTGGCGGAGGAGGAGGGAGGTCGTCGTCGTTCTCCGATAGACGTATGAACGAGTTCCGGAATCGTCTGGAGGCTTCGACCGAGTTAGACCACCGCTCCTCCGTCGACGAAATCGTGGACTATCTCCGCGGCGGTTACCCGGACTACGAGCGGCTCAAGCGTCAGGTCTTCAGAAGATTCGTCACGCAAACCCTAGCCTCTCCCTCGTTCAAGAGGTCCAAACCGCTACCGGTTATGAGCGGCTCGTCGGAGGAAGAAGAAGAGGAGGAGCTCGCCGGAAGTAAGAGGCGGAAGCGTGCGAGGAATGAGAAGGAAGAGAGGTTGCAGCAGATAGAGGAGGCGCATATCCGGAAAATCCGGCAGAGCAACGGTCACGTGCCGTCGTCATCGTCGTCGTCGGCGGCGGCGTCTGAGGAAGAAGATGAGGAGTCTACGTCGGAGGACGCGATATACGGCGAGGAGCTGGAGCCGAAGTTTGATTTGATGAAATCGATGCTGCGGGAGTCGTATACGGATCCGAAGCGCGGCGGGAAATCCGCGGCGGCGGAGCAGAAGAAGGAGAAGAATGTGGAAATGGATATTCCGGGGCGGGAGAAGGTTAGATTAGTGGCCGGAAGTAGGGGGCCGAGGCCGGAGACGGTGTCGAATAAGGCGGAGAGTGAGGCCAAGAGCTCTGTTTCGAGAGGTGTGGAGGTGAAGAGGAATGAGGGGCCGAAGTTTTGTGATTTAGGTGGAATGCAGAAAGTGCTGGAGGAGCTGAACAAGGAGGTTATTAGGCCTCTGCGCCGGTCGTGGCTGCCGCAGTGGCTCGGAGTTAGGCCAATGTCTGGGATTCTGTTGTGTGGACCGCCGGGGTGTGGGAAGACCACATTGGCTCATGCCATTGCCAATGAGACTGGCATTCCCTTTTATAAAATTTCGGCCACTGAAGTTGTCTCTGGTGTTTCAGGTATGGCTTCCGTGCGTTTTAAATTTGGTATATGCTTTGATAAAGGATCATGCTTCAGTTAGTAGTGAGTGTTGTTATCAAGCTGGTTATAATGTCTTACATTTTGAAGAAGTGTATTGTTATTTTGGATTATTGGGATTTGAAGTGTTAGAAGTTTGTGTTTACTTTTCTTTTTCCTTGTCATTTAGGTGCATCTGAAGAAAATATACGAGATTTGTTTTCAAAAGCATATAGAACTGCCCCTTCAATTGTGTTCATTGATGAAATTGATGCAATTGCTTCGAAAAGAGATAATATGCAAAGGGAAATGGAGAAGCGAATCGTTACACAACTGATGACTTGCATGGATCAATCTCATAGACCAGTACAGGCGGAAGATGCAAATTCTGACTCACAAAGTTCAGATCAGGCGTCTAGCTATGTTCTTGTTATTGGAGCCACGAATAGGCCTGATGCTGTCGACCCTGCTTTAAGGAGGCCTGGGCGATTTGGTCGTGAAATTCTTTTGGGTGTTCCGGATGAAAATTCAAGGCTTGAGATTCTTTCTGTGCTTACGCGCAAGCTAAAACTTGAAGGTTCTTTTGATCTTCTAAAGATTGCTAGGTCCACACCAGGGTATGTTGGGGCTGATTTGGTGGAGCTGGCTGACAGGGCTGGTAACATTGCCATGAACAGGATTTTTGATGAAATTGATTCAACCATTGAGGAAGGCAAGGAAGATTTGTGCAGGCAACCTGAAGAAATGGAAAAGTATGCCATCAGTATGGCTGACTTTGAGGTAATCTAAAAGAAATTTGCTTTACTCTTCATATTTGGATGCTTTGCTCACTCCTCACCTGGTGGAAAATTGTGTTCTTAATATTGAAACTAATTGCCTGTAGTCTGCTGGATTTTTTAAACTCTTGAGATGACAGTGTTATTATTATATGACCTTCTTCAGGAAGCAGTAAAAGTGGTTCAACCTTCGTCAAAAAGAGAAGGATTCTCGGCAATTCCTAATGTGAAATGGGAAAATGTTGGTGGGCTAGATCTTTTGAGGAAGGAATTCGACCGTTATATAGTCAGGCGTATCAGACATCCTGAGAACTATGAGGTATTTAATGTTTCTACTTTAGTTTTCTTTTGTTTTTATCTTTGTGGTATGTTTGTATATGTGTTTTATAGAAGCTAGCTGTGTTCTTATTTATTGTTAAAAAGACATTTTTGGCTTTGGAATGGCTGACCTGATGCAATAAATCTATAATCATAGTGGTATACTTATATCAATGTTCTTTTTATTGCTACCTTACCTAATACTGTCCGCTCTCCATACTTCATTACTTCATGTTGCCACACATTAAAGTGCCTATTGTTATGTTTTGACATGAATCGTGTTTTTTCAGAAATTCGGAGTAAATTCAGAAACTGGTTTCTTGCTTTATGGGCCTCCTGGATGCGGAAAAACACTAATAGCAAAGGCTGTTGCTAATGAAGCAGGAGCCAATTTTATTTATATAAAGGTCGGTCCTTGGTGTATCAAATTATTATATTGTTTCATTGAGGTGACAAGAAGTTTGAGCTTCTTTTCATATTTTGTGATAATCTAATTTGATTTTGTGGCATTTCCTAACACATCAGGGCCCTGAACTTCTGAATAAATATGTCGGAGAAAGTGAACTGGCAGTTCGGACATTATTTACTCGTGCAAGGACATGCTCACCATGCATACTTTTCTTTGATGAGGTTTGTAATCCTCTCTTCCTGAGAGTTGTGTAGTTCATTATATAGATCTGCCACGTGGGGATTACTGTGATAAAGTTTGATTGTTCCTATCTATGGTAGATTGTATATGTTGCTGTTTTGATTCTTTCCAAAAAAAGGAAAAAAATAAAGAAAAAAGATTGGTTATGTTGCTGTTCCATACTTATATTCTGATTATCTTAATCTTAGCATAA of the Fragaria vesca subsp. vesca linkage group LG6, FraVesHawaii_1.0, whole genome shotgun sequence genome contains:
- the LOC101306151 gene encoding LOW QUALITY PROTEIN: cell division control protein 48 homolog C-like (The sequence of the model RefSeq protein was modified relative to this genomic sequence to represent the inferred complete CDS: inserted 1 base in 1 codon); its protein translation is MKPGKRSGGGGGRSSSFSDRRMNEFRNRLEASTELDHRSSVDEIVDYLRGGYPDYERLKRQVFRRFVTQTLASPSFKRSKPLPVMSGSSEEEEEEELAGSKRRKRARNEKEERLQQIEEAHIRKIRQSNGHVPSSSSSSAAASEEEDEESTSEDAIYGEELEPKFDLMKSMLRESYTDPKRGGKSAAAEQKKEKNVEMDIPGREKTVSNKAESEAKSSVSRGVEVKRNEGPKFCDLGGMQKVLEELNKEVIRPLRRSWLPQWLGVRPMSGILLCGPPGCGKTTLAHAIANETGIPFYKISATEVVSGVSGASEENIRDLFSKAYRTAPSIVFIDEIDAIASKRDNMQREMEKRIVTQLMTCMDQSHRPVQAEDANSDSQSSDQASSYVLVIGATNRPDAVDPALRRPGRFGREILLGVPDENSRLEILSVLTRKLKLEGSFDLLKIARSTPGYVGADLVELADRAGNIAMNRIFDEIDSTIEEGKEDLCRQPEEMEKYAISMADFEEAVKVVQPSSKREGFSAIPNVKWENVGGLDLLRKEFDRYIVRRIRHPENYEKFGVNSETGFLLYGPPGCGKTLIAKAVANEAGANFIYIKGPELLNKYVGESELAVRTLFTRARTCSPCILFFDEVDALTTRRGKEGXWVVERLLNQLLIELDGADQRRGVFVVGATNRPDVMDRAFLRPGRFGKLIYVAPPTTDERGLILKAIGRKYPIDASVDLGEIGKWKACENFSGADLAALMDEAAMAALEEKETSAESSDASSWTIKEAHFQPALAKIIPSITETQLLYYEIFGESLKGPRSET